From the Xyrauchen texanus isolate HMW12.3.18 chromosome 49, RBS_HiC_50CHRs, whole genome shotgun sequence genome, one window contains:
- the LOC127640598 gene encoding general transcription factor IIH subunit 1-like, giving the protein MASLSEEVLLVVKRVRQRKQDGNLYLMAERIAWGPEGKDRFTVSHLYADIRCQKISPDGKAKIQLQLVLHTGESTNFHFANESTALKDRDATKELLQQLLPKFKKKANKELEEKNRMLQEDPVLFQLYKDLVVSQVISAEEFWANRVSLNSVDHALSNNNNKQEVGISAAFLADIRPQTDGCNGLRYNLTSDIIESIFRTYPTVKQKYAENVPHNMTEKEFWTRFFQSHYFHRDRINTGQQDIFAECAKQDEKGQMSMVSQGVKNPMLDLLSLEDKTLDEGYGTVTVPSSSNSSNKTLRENSNCAIIKRFNHHSAMVLAAGLRKVEASCDQTSETSSTDGNSRDSDFFQPPLKKVKLQEAMEYDDLQSDTGCKTIALNLKKSDRYSHGPVPLQLQNYTTSQDIITSISIIQNEMKNYKPCLTKVMSSSAAGSAITELSPGGVLMQGGGQQTINQLVPTDVQSELKHLYTAAGELLRHFWSCFPINTPFLEEKVVKMKSNLDRFQVTKLRPFQEKLQRQYLSINLTGHLEEMLQSAYNKFQAWQTRRMMRKT; this is encoded by the exons ATGGCGTCTCTGTCAGAGGAGGTGTTGTTGGTGGTGAAGAGGgttcgtcagaggaaacaggatgggaatcTGTACCTGATGGCCGAGCGTATCGCCTGGGGTCCGGAAGGGAAGGACCGCTTCACTGTCAGCCATCTGTATGCCGACATCCGCT GTCAGAAGATCAGTCCAGATGGTAAGGCAAAGATCCAGCTGCAGTTGGTTCTGCACACAGGAGAAAGCACCAACTTTCATTTCGCCAATGAGAGCACTGCACTGAAGGACAGAGATGCCACCAAAGAACTCCTACAGCAACTGCTGCCCAAATTCAAGAAGAAGGCCAATAAAGAGCTGGAGGAGAAGAACAG GATGTTGCAGGAAGACCCTGTTCTGTTCCAGCTCTATAAAGACTTGGTCGTGAGTCAGGTCATCAGCGCCGAGGAGTTCTGGGCCAATCGGGTGAGCCTGAATTCTGTTGACCACGCCCtctccaacaacaacaacaaacaggaAGTGGGCATCTCAGCTGCTTTTCTG gcTGACATCAGACCACAGACAGACGGCTGTAACGGCCTGCGGTACAACCTGACCTCTGACATCATCGAGTCCATCTTCAGAACCTACCCCACAG TCAAGCAGAAATACGCAGAGAACGTTCCTCACAACATGACGGAGAAGGAATTCTGGACACGGTTCTTTCAGTCTCATTACTTCCACAGAGATCGAATCAACACGGGACAGCAGGACATCTTCGCAGAGTGTGCCAAACAGGACGAGAAGG GCCAGATGTCGATGGTGTCTCAGGGAGTGAAGAACCCAATGTTGGATCTGCTCTCCCTCGAGGATAAAACATTAGACGAG GGTTATGGCACAGTGACGGTTCCCTCCTCATCAAACTCATCAAACAAAACATTGAGAGAGAACAGTAACTGTGCCATCATCAAACGCTTCAACCATCACAGCGCTATGGTGCTGGCGGCCGGACTGCGCAAAGT GGAAGCCTCCTGTGATCAGACCAGTGAAACTAGCAGCACTGATGGAAACTCCAGAGATTCAGATTTCTTTCAGCCACCACTCAAAAAG GTGAAATTACAGGAAGCCATGGAATATGATGACTTGCAGAGTGACACTGGCTGTAAAACCATTGCTTTGAACCTGAAGAAGTCTGACAG ATACTCCCACGGGCCAGTACCTCTGCAGTTACAGAATTACACCACCAGTCAGGACATTATAACCTCCATCAGTATTATCCAAAATGAGATGAAGAACTATAAACCCTGTCTGACAAAG GTGATGTCTAGCAGTGCGGCGGGCTCCGCCATCACAGAGCTGTCACCTGGCGGGGTTCTGATGCAGGGTGGAGGCCAACAGACCATTAACC AGTTAGTGCCCACTGATGTTCAGAGTGAACTGAAGCACTTATATACAGCCGCTGGAGAGCTGCTCCGACACTTCTGGTCCTGTTTCCCCATCAACACTCCCTTCCTGGAGGAAAAG GTAGTTAAGATGAAATCTAACCTGGATCGATTCCAGGTGACTAAGCTCCGCCCCTTTCAAGAGAAGCTCCAACGGCAGTATTTGAGCATTAAT CTAACGGGGCATCTTGAGGAAATGCTGCAGTCTGCATACAACAAGTTCCAAGCCTGGCAAACCCGTCGAATGATGCGAAAAACATGA
- the LOC127640752 gene encoding RCC1 domain-containing protein 1, whose translation MNWFGFGFNSFGQISPADESGQVNCKVSTPVLLSDACTSCMIRSDCRVNVSWSTRADVHQTHGGVHVCLSGFVCGPSGQVCRELVPESEGCTDALISERYLTLRFTDRVECWEIQHPKNKLVWKREQDPSHNTGNAVTLPLVPGGYVMPRPPFFRPLCSKLSAVSLALGTEHAVLLTDPGAVYTWGSGSHGQLGHGTLTSQEEPQIVEALWGVPIKVVSAGGWHSASISAGGDLYMWGWNESGQLGLPSRGLKEEKLGRKSSGETDLVLSETEEKSATEVFISIQAFPALVDIPQVSEISRVGCGSRHTAAITNTGDLYTWGWGHYGQLGHGFENSTDEPTLVGYFPSHGLCVKDVVCGLWNTFVSAVTKEQSPP comes from the exons ATGAACTGGTTTGGTTTTGGTTTCAATAGCTTTGGTCAGATAAGTCCGGCTGATGAGAGTGGACAGGTAAACTGTAAAGTGAGCACACCTGTGCTGTTATCAGACGCGTGTACATCATGTATGATCAGATCAGACTGTAGAGTGAATGTGAGCTGGAGCACGAGAGCTGATGTGCATCAGACACACG GGGGCgttcatgtgtgtttgtcagGGTTTGTATGTGGCCCATCAGGACAGGTGTGCAGAGAGCTCGTTCCAGAGAGTGAGGGGTGCACAGATGCCCTCATCAGCGAGAGATATCTGACGCTCCGCTTCACAGACAGAGTGGAATGCTGGGAAATACAGCACCCCAAAAACAAGCTCGTTTGGAAGAGGGAACAAGACCCCTCACATAACACTG GAAATGCTGTTACGCTGCCGTTGGTGCCAGGCGGGTATGTCATGCCCAGGCCTCCATTTTTCCGTCCTCTCTGCTCTAAACTCTCTGCTGTAAGCCTGGCGCTGGGCACAGAACACGCTGTTCTGCTGACGGACCCTGGCGCTGTGTATACCTGGGGATCAGGAAG TCATGGTCAGCTGGGTCACGGTACTCTGACGTCACAGGAGGAACCTCAAATTGTGGAGGCACTTTGGGGAGTTCCCATCAAAGTCGTGTCTGCCGGGGGATGGCACTCTGCTTCCATCAGTG CTGGTGGGGACCTGTATATGTGGGGATGGAATGAAAGTGGGCAGCTCGGACTGCCATCTAGAGGCCTAAAGGAGGAAAAGCTCGGACGAAAAAGCAGTG GTGAAACTGACTTGGTCCTCAGTGAAACTGAAGAAAAGAGTGCAACAGAAGTGTTCATCTCAATTCAAGCGTTTCCTGCACTAGTGGATATTCCTCAAGTGTCGGAAATCAGCAGAGTCGGCTGTGGATCTCGCCATACAGCTGCCATCACAA ATACGGGGGATCTGTACACATGGGGATGGG GTCATTATGGTCAACTGGGACATGGCTTTGAAAATAGTACAGATGAACCAACGCTGGTGGGATACTTCCCAAGTCATGGATTGTGTGTTAAGGATGTTGTTTGTGGGTTGTGGAACACTTTCGTATCTGCAGTAACAAAAGAGCAATCTCCCCCCTGA
- the LOC127640753 gene encoding calcium and integrin-binding protein 1-like: MGATASKLPKDLLSEYQELTFLTKQEILLAHKRFSELQGREDGPYISRLSMEKILMVPELKSNPFRKRICHVFSSSDIKDGSLSFEDFLDLLSAFSDSASLEIKSHYAFRIFDFDDDGTLNASDLEQLVNCLTGETDDTRLSAEEMRQLISNILEESDIDKDGSVNLSEFQHVISRSPDFVSSFKIVL, translated from the exons ATGGGGGCAACAGCGAGTAAATTGCCGAAAGATCTTCTCTCAGAATATCAG GAGCTGACATTTCTCACAAAGCAGGAAATATTACT GGCACACAAAAGATTCAGTGAACTTCAGGGCAGAGAGGATGGACCATACATCTCTAGGTTGTCCATGGAAAAGATCTTAATGGTTCCTGAACTGAAG TCTAACCCCTTCCGGAAAAGGATATGCCATGTTTTCTCATCCTCCGATATAAAGGATGGCAGCTTGAGCTTTGAAGATTTTCTGGATCTCTTGAGTGCCTTCAGTGATTCGGCTTCACTGGAAATCAAGTCCCACTACGCCTTCCGAATCTTcg ACTTTGACGATGATGGCACCCTCAACGCTAGCGACCTGGAGCAGCTGGTGAACTGTCTGACAGGAGAGACGGACGACACCCGTCTCAGTGCAGAGGAAATGAGACAACTCATAAGCAAT ATTCTTGAGGAGTCAGACATCGATAAAGACGGAAGTGTGAACCTCTCTGAATTTCAACATGTGATCTCCAGATCCCCAGACTTTGTCAG TTCATTCAAGATTGTGTTGTGA